The region TCCACACCCTGGCTCGCCCGTCCGAAGCAACCGGTGGGGATACGTCCAGCCGAGCGGGGAGGTCGGGGCGATGACGGTGGCGATGCCGGGAGGACCGCTCACGCCGCAGCCCGCGCTCGACCTGCGGCGTCGGCTGGCCACGGAGGCGCTCGGGTGTGGCCTGCTCGTCGTGGCGCTGGATGGCGCGCACCACCTCGCCGAGCACCTGGGCGCGGGGCCCGCGGAGGGCCGCCTCTTCATGTCGCTGGCGGCGGGCGCCGTCCTCGCCTGCCTCATGGGCGTGCTGCGCCCGTTCTCTGGTGCACACTTCAACCCGGCGCTCACCTTCGCGGACGCGCTGGGAGACGGGACACCGTGGCGCGAGCTGCCGCGCTACGCGCTCGCGCAGCTCCTCGGGAGCCTGGTGGGTCGGCTCGTCGCGCACCTCATGTGCGGCGAGCCCCTGCTGCTCGCCACGCGCATGCCCGCGGCCAGCGGCGCCCAGTTCCTCACCGAGATGGTGGCGACCTTCGGCCTGCTCGTGGTGGTGCGTGGCTGCGTGCGAACGCGGCCCGCCGCCACGCCCCTGGCCATCGCGGCCTACGTGGCCGCCACCGTCTGGTTCACCGACTCGCGCTCGCTGGCCAACCCGGCGCTGGTGCTGGCCCGCGCCGCCAGCGCGCGCCTGGGCGTCATCCGTCCCATGGAGGTCGAGTCCTTCGTGGCGGCACAGCTGCTCGGCGCCGCGCTCGCGGTGGGCCTCTTCCGCTGGCTGCTCGCGCCTCGGGAGCGAGTGGGTCCGCGCCTTCCCGAGACGGTCGTCTTCGAGAGCGCCGTCGCCGGTCCGGCCCAGCTGGCCGCCGCCCTCTTCAACACGCTCGCGCACCCCGAACGGGCCCGCGCCGAGGTGGCGCCCTCCCCCCCGTCGGGTGAGGAGCTGCCCGCCACCGTGAGCGCGCTGATGAAGGAGGCAGGGCTGCGTCCCGCGCCGCTCCACGCGCGCGGCGAGCTGCCTGGGCGGATCATCCTCCTGGAACTCTCTGGCGCCGCGCCGGGCCTGGACACGCGCCTGCGCGAGTGCTGGCAGCTCCCCGCCGTCTCCCCGTCGAATGAAGCCGGTGCGCGCGCCCTGCACACCGCGCTGCGCGCCCACCTTCAACGGCTGCTCGCCAAGCAGGGCTGGGAGCGGCTGCACGTCGTCGGAGGCACCTCGTCCGAGGGGCCTCGTCCCACGTCCTGAACCCATCGCCTCGCAAGGACTCGCTCCACATGGAAGGACTTCCTCCCGTCGTCACCTGGCCGCCGCTGCAGACGCTGATGCGCCTGACGCTCGCGCTCGCGGTGGGTCTGTTCGTCGGCCTGGAGCGGGAGTGGCGTGGCAAGGAGGCGGGCCTGCGCACGTTCGGCTTCGCCGCGCTCTTGGGCGGCATGGGGGGACTGCTCGGCCCGAACTTCGCGCTGCTCAGCGTCGCGCTGTTGGGCGTGCTGCTCTGCTTCCTCAACTGGCAGTCGCTGCGCGCGAATGGCACCGCGGAGCTGACCACGTCGGCGGCGCTGCTGGTGACGGGACTGACGGGCGTGCTGTGCGGCCTGGGCCACACCGTCACACCGGCGGCGGTGGGCGTGACGACGGCGGGCCTGCTCGCGTGGAAGGAGCGGCTCGCCACCTTCAGCCACAAGATCACCGCCGAGGAGCTGCGCTCGGCCATCCTGCTGGCCATCCTCGCGTTCGCCGTCTACCCGATGCTGCCCGCGCAGCCGGTGGACCCGTGGGGCCTCATCGCGCCCCGAGGCGCGTGGGTGACGGTGGTGCTCATCGCGGCCATCGGCTTCGTCAACTACCTCTTGTGGAAGGTGTTCGGCGCGCACGGCGTGGAGGTGACGGGCTTCCTGGGCGGCCTCGTCAACAGCACCGTCACGGTGGCGGAGCTGGCCAACCGCGTGCGCGAGACGGCCGGGCGCCTGCTCGACGCGGCGTATCGCGGCGTCATGCTGGCCACGTCCGCCATGGCGCTGCGCAACGCGGTGCTGCTGGGGCTGTTGTCCTTCCACGCGCTGGTGGACTCGGCGCTGCCGCTGGCGCTCATCTTGCTGTCGAGCACGGGGCTCGCGCTGGTGCGCACCCGCGCCATTCCGCTTCCCGAGAGCGAGGCCCCGGCCCTGCCCCTCAAGTCTCCGTTCTCGCTGCCGTCGGCCCTCAAATTCGGGCTCATCTTCCTGGTGCTCCAGGTGGTGGGCACGGTGGGGCAGCACCTGTTGGGACGCGCGGGCTTCTACGCCGTCAGCGCGGTGGGCGGGCTCGTCTCCAGCGCCTCGGCGGTGGCCTCGGCCGCGTCGCTCTGCGCGAACGGCACCATCTCCGCCACCACCGCGGGCGTGGGCGCCATCATCGCGTCGCTGGCGAGCGCGCTCATCAACTTCATCCTCGTGGCGCGCGTGTCCAACGAGCGCATGCTGACGCTCCGCCTGGGCCGCGCGCTGGGTGTCGTCTTCGTGCTGGGGCTCGCCGGCGCGCTCGTGCAGTCGCACCTGCCGTCGCTGATGCCGTGACGCAGGTGAGGCCGGGCCCTCGCGCGGGCCCGGTCAGAAGCGATCCGGCTCCGGAATGGGAGCCGAGGCGACCCGGTCCGCGATGGGCGGTTGCAGCGGCAGCACCACGATGAAGCGCGAGCCGCTGCCGTAATCGCTCTCCACCCACACGCGACCGCCGTGCGCCTGCACCAGGCTCTTGACGATGGCGAGCCCCAGCCCCGCGCCGCCGTACTCGCGCGTCGAGCTGCCATCGACCTGGTAGAAGCTCTGGAAGATGCGCTCGAACTCCTCGGTGCGGATGCCGACCCCGTTGTCCTCGACGGTGATGCGGTAGCCCGCGGCGCCCAGCTCCGCCTGCGCGCCCGCCTCGGACAGCCGCACGCGCACGCGCCCGCCCGGAGGCGTGAACTTCACCGCGTTGGCCAGCAGGTTCACCACCACCTGCCGCAGCTTCTCCATGTCTCCGGCCAACCGAGGCTGCGGCAAGCCGGGCACCTGCACGTCCAGCGCCAGGCTCTTGCGCTGCGCCTGGGGCGACACGCTCGACACCGCGGTCTGGATGACCTGCCCCAGGTCCACCGGCGCCATGGCCAACCGCAGCCGGCCCGCCTCAATCTGGCTCAGGTCCAGCAGCGAGGAGATGAGGTTGAGCAGCGT is a window of Myxococcaceae bacterium JPH2 DNA encoding:
- a CDS encoding aquaporin, with amino-acid sequence MPGGPLTPQPALDLRRRLATEALGCGLLVVALDGAHHLAEHLGAGPAEGRLFMSLAAGAVLACLMGVLRPFSGAHFNPALTFADALGDGTPWRELPRYALAQLLGSLVGRLVAHLMCGEPLLLATRMPAASGAQFLTEMVATFGLLVVVRGCVRTRPAATPLAIAAYVAATVWFTDSRSLANPALVLARAASARLGVIRPMEVESFVAAQLLGAALAVGLFRWLLAPRERVGPRLPETVVFESAVAGPAQLAAALFNTLAHPERARAEVAPSPPSGEELPATVSALMKEAGLRPAPLHARGELPGRIILLELSGAAPGLDTRLRECWQLPAVSPSNEAGARALHTALRAHLQRLLAKQGWERLHVVGGTSSEGPRPTS
- a CDS encoding MgtC/SapB family protein, producing MEGLPPVVTWPPLQTLMRLTLALAVGLFVGLEREWRGKEAGLRTFGFAALLGGMGGLLGPNFALLSVALLGVLLCFLNWQSLRANGTAELTTSAALLVTGLTGVLCGLGHTVTPAAVGVTTAGLLAWKERLATFSHKITAEELRSAILLAILAFAVYPMLPAQPVDPWGLIAPRGAWVTVVLIAAIGFVNYLLWKVFGAHGVEVTGFLGGLVNSTVTVAELANRVRETAGRLLDAAYRGVMLATSAMALRNAVLLGLLSFHALVDSALPLALILLSSTGLALVRTRAIPLPESEAPALPLKSPFSLPSALKFGLIFLVLQVVGTVGQHLLGRAGFYAVSAVGGLVSSASAVASAASLCANGTISATTAGVGAIIASLASALINFILVARVSNERMLTLRLGRALGVVFVLGLAGALVQSHLPSLMP